The following coding sequences are from one Neurospora crassa OR74A linkage group I, whole genome shotgun sequence window:
- a CDS encoding transcription factor SPT8 produces the protein MDEDDREYGSSDNEQDELMEDADDAENDTYGEDFNEDEEEDQEDQDEPERDPEPEPEAEPFDESQAQNAHDPNAADQTTSQTARRVSATPSGSGSGAKWRPTIRPEYITASTYDIVPTMAAPQATSINAIAVTPDMRYWLTGGSDGYIRKFDGIATINGKQQLTVAQKHPFVDSVVKSGVLMSYWDNQEWTGQNTRDDDRILSPVYSLAVHRQALWALSGLESGGINLQSVRHDEGKRIHCLRTNGHTNAVSVLQLAPDEKSVLSGSWDKTVLDWDLNDGSVIRRFEGSGGQISAIELRPTSGAPIPAEASDPEIITDTFESNNSKPVLNGFFSNGAHGDMDTTGQSNANDGAVNDVPSPEHESLFGSPAGSLFGDNETIGGGNAFGDDDDDNEFSRAMGMELEEEQKNQGHTDDFPMGDTDTIMDTNTAQGPGLNAIEPAENGTINMDTFNGDSSHTMSDFGHQPATNPEQQTQQHQEQQQPPRDQNPIHPTEHEPIPFEPIAPASPSMVVNTAPPPAPQNDDTQTAPNIFMAASIDGTIRIWDRRVPDPVARIGNRRGVPPWCMGACWSVDGNWIYAGRRNGTVEEFSIHKARGGWQPERTLKFPNGSGAVSCVRPMANGRHIICASHDILRLWDLQGETQATKHSKVPFVVVPGPPKAGVISSLYIDPTSRIMISAAGTRGWDGTSTEVLIGYEISPVK, from the coding sequence ATGGACGAAGACGATCGAGAATACGGAAGCTCCGACAATGAGCAGGACGAGCTCATGGAGGACGCTGATGATGCCGAGAACGACACCTACGGCGAAGACTTTaatgaagacgaagaggaagaccaGGAAGACCAAGACGAGCCCGAGCGAGACCCAGAACCCGAACCGGAAGCAGAACCCTTCGACGAATCCCAAGCACAAAACGCCCACGACCCAAACGCCGCCGACCAAACCACGTCCCAGACAGCCAGACGCGTCTCCGCGACACCTTCAGGCTCGGGATCAGGGGCAAAATGGCGACCAACGATAAGACCAGAGTACATTACGGCTTCCACCTACGACATCGTTCCTACCATGGCCGCCCCACAAGCCACCAGCATCAATGCCATAGCCGTCACCCCGGACATGCGCTACTGGTTGACGGGCGGATCCGACGGCTACATTCGAAAGTTTGACGGCATAGCCACAATCAATGGCAAGCAACAACTCACTGTCGCCCAGAAGCATCCGTTTGTTGACAGTGTTGTCAAGTCCGGAGTGCTCATGAGCTATTGGGACAACCAGGAGTGGACAGGACAGAACACTAGAGATGACGACAGGATTCTGTCTCCGGTATACAGTCTAGCGGTGCACCGTCAGGCTTTGTGGGCTCTGAGTGGTCTAGAAAGCGGTGGCATCAACTTACAGAGCGTGAGGCACGACGAGGGAAAGAGGATACACTGCCTGCGGACGAACGGGCACACTAATGCTGTTAGCGTGCTACAACTGGCGCCTGATGAGAAGAGTGTGCTGAGTGGGAGTTGGGACAAGACGGTGCTGGACTGGGACCTCAACGATGGCTCGGTTATACGGCGGTTCGAGGGCAGCGGTGGACAAATATCGGCCATTGAGTTACGACCGACTTCGGGTGCTCCGATCCCAGCCGAGGCGAGCGATCCCGAGATCATCACGGACACTTTCGAGAGTAACAACTCGAAGCCAGTTTTGAACGGCTTTTTCTCTAATGGCGCGCATGGCGATATGGATACGACGGGGCAATCCAATGCGAACGACGGCGCCGTGAATGATGTCCCGTCACCAGAACATGAGTCGCTGTTCGGTAGTCCTGCAGGGTCACTCTTCGGGGACAACGAAACAATAGGCGGTGGGAATGCCTTtggggatgatgacgacgacaatgagTTTTCCAGAGCTATGGGCATGGAACTCGAGGAGGAACAGAAAAACCAAGGGCACACCGACGATTTCCCAATGGGGGATACCGACACAATAATGGACACGAACACTGCTCAGGGACCCGGGCTCAATGCCATCGAGCCAGCCGAGAACGGGACCATCAACATGGACACATTTAACGGCGACTCTAGTCACACTATGTCAGACTTCGGACACCAACCAGCCACGAACCCCGAGCAACAAACCCAGCAACAtcaggaacaacaacaaccaccacgaGACCAGAACCCCATCCACCCAACTGAGCACGAACCTATCCCCTTCGAGCCCATCGCCCCAGCCTCCCCCAGCATGGTTGTCAACACAGCCCCTCCTCCTGCCCCGCAAAACGACGACACCCAAACGGCCCCCAACATCTTCATGGCCGCCTCCATTGACGGCACCATCCGTATCTGGGACCGACGGGTCCCCGACCCCGTCGCTCGTATCGGCAACCGGCGCGGCGTCCCGCCCTGGTGCATGGGCGCCTGCTGGTCCGTCGATGGCAACTGGATCTATGCCGGCCGACGTAACGGCACGGTCGAAGAATTCAGTATCCACAAGGCGCGCGGCGGGTGGCAGCCCGAGCGCACCCTGAAATTTCCCAACGGCAGCGGAGCCGTCAGTTGCGTGCGGCCCATGGCCAACGGGCGACATATTATCTGCGCGTCGCACGACATTTTGCGGTTGTGGGACTTGCAGGGCGAGACGCAAGCGACGAAGCATTCCAAAGTGCCTTTTGTGGTTGTCCCCGGTCCCCCCAAGGCGGGCGTCATTTCAAGTCTGTATATCGATCCCACGAGCAGGATTATGATCTCGGCGGCGGGGACCAGGGGGTGGGATGGTACGTCGACGGAGGTGTTGATTGGGTACGAGATTTCACCGGTGAAGTAA